Part of the Xiphophorus couchianus chromosome 2, X_couchianus-1.0, whole genome shotgun sequence genome, GAATTCAGGTCTGTTCCAGGTGATTTCTGCAGATTAACCGATCACTTTTCAAAAGCATCAAACTTTATCCGTACAACATGCTGTACAGTCAGTGGAAAACAGCCGCAGCTTCTTGACTGCATCATTTGATTTATATTGACccaaaatatttctgcttgtttgtCGAGACAGCAACTGCTTGTTGCCTGGAGGCAGCAACATCACTTCAGATGGAAAGCGATTTGGCTGAACCAGCCGTCCTCATGATGAATCACCTGGTTTCATCCAGGACAGAAAAACTTTCCTCATCccaaagtgaaatgaaatgtcTTCATAACTCAGATCATCCAAACATCTTGAAAGAATTGATGTGgctggtgatgctgtgggccagaaggatctcctgtagcagtcagtcttgcaacaaatctgaagaggcctctgactgaggACATTGTTGCTGTATGACAGCTGGATATCTGGCCATAACCTGTCCCAGTTGTTGGCTTGCTCTGCTAATCtgcctcctttgcttttgctgctcttcTTATTTTTAGGTAACCCctggaatatttaaaattctgcagaaacaatgtaaataattatAGATTCCCCTCAAGAGCCGCAGACTCTTGAAATAaaagcttctctttttttctcagtgttgAAAGGCAACATGTCAGCTGCTACAAACAAAGATGATTATTTGTTCTGCTCCATTTGCAGAGGAAGTTTGGGACAGGCTCATGTTTACCACCCAGTTGCATCAGCTCTTTGAAGAACACAGCTAGATGTTCTGACAGCTCAGCTGATCTGTGGCTCCTTTGGAAAACCGTCCAGTTAACAATGGGAACAGAAACTGTGTGTGTTACTTTAACTTTAACTGTTAAAGTGATGCTGGTTGGCCTGACATGGACACATGCAACATGTGCTCATAGCTTATCTGATCTGCAGCAAGTGAAAGCATCACAGGCCTTTATAGCAGCACTGGCTGTGATTTCACTGGATTCTAATGAGATTTCATGTTCTGAGCATCAAAGCAAACTGTCTACACATGCATGTGTAAGAGGTGTGTGTATGGATGCTGCATACCAGCCTTTATAGGTCCTGCTTCTGTGCATGAATGCTCAATATCGTCCCCATTATTATGCAGACACAGCGGCGCATCGTGAAGGTACAACTGAGGGAAGCTAAAGAGTTCATGTTGAGCCATCAGGCCAGTATTGATTAAACATCAAGCTGCACAGAAAACGGATCACAGAACCTTCTCCAACATGGTTGAAAAATCAGTTAATTAAACGGCAGAAGAGTCGATGCAGTGCTGCGACCTGCTGGTGGCAAACCGCAAGTTCAGGCTGCAGACTGCTGCAGGAGCTTCCAGTCGCTGCTTCAGCCTCACCTGCTcccttcatgtttgtttttgactcATCAGCCTTTAGGTGCCACAATGACCATCTTTAGTTTTTCCAGCAGCAGTCAGAGAACGGCCCAGTGTGGAGTTTAATCAAGCATGTCGCTGATATTCTACTGAAGGTCTCTTTCTGTTCTGCAGATGGTGATCAACACCATGTGTGGTTTTGGCATTCAGACGCAGAAGTCCCAGGAAGTAGACAAGTCCATCTACTCTATGGGCTGTGCAGACAGCGCGGTGATGTGGATGGAGTCTCACCTGCTGCTGGTGGGAGCGCTCACCCTGGGCATGGCCTTACCTCAGGTGACCTCCAGCGTAATCCACCTCAgaatcagaaacaaaagaagCTCTTTGGTTTTAAATAAGCCACAACGGGTCAATGAACGCATCGATGGAGGCTTGCTGGGTGGAGCGGCCAGTAATCAAGCTATTGAGCGGACCTTCTACCTCACAGGCTGGATGCTGCGTTCAAGTAGTTTCAGCAACACTTAATCAATCTGTTCTGAAGCAGCAACagactttttctttctgagGATTTTCTGAAATTTACTGATTCAGGGTGAAATTTCTGCACTATAAtggaaaaataagcaaatttaataaaaacctgaGGAAAGGAATTATTTAAACCAGGTTTATGCCAAGAAATAACTGTAAAGTAACTACACTGTGATTTAGTGCAGGATTAGCACTATGTGAAGCAGTAATACGGTAACATTGAGTGTCTGAGAAGGGAAATGCTGACAACTCCCTCCCACTCATGGAGAACGGCTGCGCAGCACGCTTCACTCCCACAGCAATTAGTCCCTTAATATCTAAAGTCAGATTAACGTGTCGGCTGTTATCAGGAGCTGCACACACCAGATCATACCATCACGCTGCAGGAGCGCTCACATGCTTCTGACTGCATTTCCCATAAATCCCGTTGGACCAATCGTGTCAGAGCTGCGATTCCTTTGATGTTTGGGGAAACAACACTGATTGGTCACTTTAAGAACAGCAACCTGTAATGTCAGGTTTCCACCCAGCACTACGAACAGAAACAActtgattaatgtaaaaataccaaaagtataaaaacctcttaatatttttaacaaactgatttgttgagaaaaaggaaaacttttcaTATTTGGAATTATTAAGGGCAAACTAGgtttatgtttttcatgttgGACTAATAGTAAAATTATTCAGGTAATAAGTTTATCTTTGAATTAGTTCAACTTTGTTGTTTCCTAGTTTTATGCTGCTGCCTGTTCTCCAAACCACTGAGGCATAAAAGGCCGAATGCAAaaggttttaatgtgaaaaagtttaagatgtaaatgagtttattttcctgactgtgccaaacagagcagcagcgtCGGTTCCAACGGGACCTTGAGACGCTCATTACTGCCGTGTTCTGATGTTTTCTAGATTGCCGGCATTGTGCTGTCCCAGATCCTGATCACTCAGATCCAAAATGAGATTGCTTTGCCGTTTTGAGGGCAGAAGGAAGAAGTTCTGGTGCTGAACTGGTCCAATGAGAGTCAACACATCTAGATTACATATCCTTTGGCAAAACTGTTTTCATGCTGTGACACACATGCATAGTGCAAAGTATTTATTGGTTCTctctttaactttttcaatACACATTTCTATTAGtaaacatttgcaaataaatgtgcaaaatgctTTGAATTGTATAATATAACAGATTTTTCCAAACAATTTCTTCATAATGTCACATTCAATGAGGAATGTCCAGGGGCATGAAGCATGATCTGGTTAACGGTGTGGAGCTCCTTCCTGTGGGTTCGATGTCTCTAAAcccaaacaacaaaatcagattAGAGCGGCGCTTTGATGTTTTCACGTGGGACCCGCCCGCGCGCTGCTATCCTTCTAGCCGTGAAGAGCCAGCGCTTTCTGCGTGAGGCGCTGGGTCAGAGGGGAGTTGGGCCGCACGGCGTCACGCTCCACCAGCAGACATCTGGGgaaacacagcagagcagagaccAACAGATTCAGCCAGACTTCAAGCTGGGAGAACAACTCCATCAATAATTAAAGTGCAACATGGTGTCAGATATAGAAAGGGAGAAAATAGCTGGTGTTGTGCACAGAAGACGGGAGGTGGACAGTGAAGAGTAGAACCAATCATGTCCAGTAACTTAAGGTCAGAGCCCAAACGTCCTTACAACGTCCGTCCAGCTGACCGTGGAAATGCATCCAAAATGGTCAAAACATTCGGTTTAAATTTAACTCCTACCTGCTAACAAGCTAATTAAGGTTTTGAAAGAATATGTTTTTCCTCATTACaaagtgtttatttataaaaacaaatatttataaagtatCATGAAatctatcatttttatttcaaaagatcacaaaaacaatcctgaaGGGACTGATTATGTTTTCCTGCAGTAACAGGGAACCAGTTCTGGCCAGTTagtataaattacattaaatgcCAATAGGATTATTGGAAAAAACCTGAAAGATGCTAAATGATTAGTTCAGGTCCAGACCAGTTCTGTGCAAACAAAGATCCACAGAAAAGATCTGGAATGAGAAACTTTAAAGTATCTCAGTTAGGCTGAGATAATTTGCTGTTGTTGATGCAACTCTTTAAGTGAAAGAAGCTAATTCTATAAAATATCACCGATTATTCGTAAAACTTGCATATTGTGGAAAAAtaggaaggtttttttttctcattccaACCACTTTTTGTTTATCAGACATTAAATGAACCAGATGTTCCACTGAACCCAGATGTTCATTGGTTGAGACTCACAAGAATAGATCTTATAAATCTACGACATCTTGGCCGAGATAACTTAAAttaatctaaagaaaaataaacaatgttgaAACGTTTCTAATGTAATAGAAACGTTGTGCAAAGTTCTGGAGAAAGCAGATCATGAACCAccaactcctcctcctcctcccataTAAGATCTATTAGTTTTATAGTTTTCCTCCAGGCTGATTTGTAGCACTAATTACACCCAGAAGTTTAGTTTTAGGTTTACATGTGGTGCCAGCATCTGTCCTGAGTGACGCACTAATTACAGGTGTGAATACAGGCCTCATTCAGAGCTTATCCTTGAATTACCAACATTCATTAACCGTCTGAATATAATTATATCCTGACTGCATTAAGGAATTAACTACTGCACTGATATGACTCTCTACATGCTGCAAATTTGATCTCATATTAGAGTTTAGAGAAGATTACAGCTAATGTATGGATTTATATTTGGAGCTAAAAGGATTCAGGACCTGGTGTGACGAGACGCACATGAAGCATCCACCTGTCCACCTGACAGATTAGTGAATATGAACATTAATATAAAGTCTGGATCAACACCGATACTGAAAATATGAGTCAGGTGGAGGAAAGAACACCTGGAGGTGGTTTGTGTTTTACAAGGGAAGAAAGAACTGAATCTTTTAAATGAATGAGACACAGTGGTGCAACAATTAGCTGcactaaccctaaagcactaatcaaacattagttctgctaaacTGCTACAGTATTTAGCAGGAGCTAAAAGCTGTACTAAGCTActtgtcaaactttattcaaataaaaagtttacaaGACAGCCAAGTAAATTGCACTAATTGGTTCCAAAGTTTGCAAAAATACTAATCAAAAACTTAGCTTAGTGTGCCCACCACTAACCAGAGCTAAAGGTTCTATCACTGATATTAATAACTGTTGAACGTTCCCACATTTTATACTACAAACtctaatgtattttgttggaaATTTATGCCCAGatgacacaaaacagaaaatttacaaCTGATAATACTAAACTATCAGAGTTATAAAAGCGCTTGAATTTCTTTTCCACTTagcagatcaacacaaagtgccagaaaaatgtaaagaaagctgataaaggaaaacattaacaatgtAAGCTGGGTTGGGTTTCTTTATGAATTGTGAACAAGCAAgtaaaaataagagaaacatgTAATAAATGGCAGTTGAAGATTACCTTCCCAGTTTGTGATGTTGCTTGTTGTCAGACTTCATGGTTGCATGAATAAGCAGCTGGTTGAACAGATCTCTCTGGAAGAAGCAGCGGAAAAAGCCATTAGTGAATACAAACCTCTGGCTCCACTacagcagagctgctgctccgcATACATCGTCTGTTCGGAGAACTCGTCTGAACATGGAAGATAAAATGCTTCAACGTCCATCACAAAGATTTATTATTCATACGATGGTGCACTGCGCTCTGCATCCTCACACCACATGAAGCCCAGCAGGCTTTACTTCTGGAAAAAATTATACAACAGATTTCTAGTTTTTCCTTCAGAAAAAAACCCTGTGAGGTTAGAAGTTAAAGGTTagctgtttgctttgtttttacttttcactGTAAAACTTATCCAATCTGTTCACCTTACCTGAGCGTCGCTGCCACCGATGTCCACCATGCGGTAACGTAACGGGTGCAACAGCGCCACAGCTTGGCTGAAGTTGCCCTGCTTGTACTCCATCATAGCTTCACACATCGGTAAGCCTAAGCTCTTTGCCAGCTGATGCTGCTGATTGTCGCCTGGTTCCCTGTGAAGGGAAATAGTTTAGacacaggaagtggaggaaCTGTAGAAAAAACCATTTTACTTTTGCAGATTAAAGAATATTCAGGCATTTTTTCTATCTCTAAAAGAAGAAGGTTTAACATCACTTAAGGTCAAGCACTCCACACCACAGCAATGTGATACGTCAGAAGTACTAAAGCTGTAACCATGAACGCTGCTTCAGATGGGAGATGCAAAGCTGGAAAGTGATGAACTGAATACAcagctgtaaaaaatattcacctCCATACAgacttctttctgttttattcttttcgTCTCACTAAAAAGTTGGAgatcaaattaattttgataccaaacaaaaaacagtccacttcatcactCATAtctgaaaaattaagaaataatttagaCCTGACTGACAGCTGGAAGTAGgccaaaaaatatgaaagcagCACATCTTAACCAGATCTAAATTATTCAATAACAGATGAGGAGCAAAGTCTAAACAGAGCAGAACCATTATCCACTCAGTGAGGAAACATGGAACAGTCTCAgctaaggtcagaggtcatgttCCCACAGCAAGACAGAGAGACTGGAGTTTTCACTGGTCTCCGTGCAGCGATTCAACCTTTACtgcacaattaaaataaaaaaataattttagtaatacATTATTCTGTCAATCagctaaaaatattaatcaggCACATTTGGCAAATTCTTCATTTGTGCCTATTTATGTACAGCTAAAGGCCTTTTTGAGTCTGTACACTCaagcgattaattgattactaaattatttgacaatttaaataatagattcatcatgattaatttcattgttttagcCCTAATAATTTTCGCTCTGATTCCTGTCAGTAAAAGATTGTTAGTGCAGCAAGAAACTGTTTGAAAAcctgaaacatttagatgtgaCAAAACGAGCAAACAGGAGATTCTAGAATGGATCCTGTTTCAGTTCACTGGATCACAGCTCAAGATAGTTTCTTTCCTAAAGTTGTCACAGTTTTAATTTAGCAAAGACTAATTATTTTCTATAACATAAGCTAAAGCCTGTCTGTTAAGTGTACAGCTGTTGCAGAGGGAAGCCCCGCCCCTTCCTCCAGCCGATGAAGCTGCTCAGTCTTCCTCAGTCTTACCTCCCACGCTCTGccttgtttgtttctgtgttataTAAAAGTCGTGTTGCTCGAATGCAACCCGACAGCGGGGAGGTGTGCAGTGAAGAGAACTGGGACAGAACTAACCTGGCCAGTTCCTGGAGGCCCTCCAGGAGGCGCTGAGCGGCCCCGTCCTCGTCGGCCCCCAGCGCCACCATGAGGAAGTGGAGGTCGTTGAACAGCGTGACGTGGTCGTCGGTGTGAGGCTGGGTGACCTGCAGCAGCTCCCGCCAGCgctccttcacacacacacctgcaacAGGAAGACGTTTCCAACCACGCATGCTCCAACCAACACGGatcatttctgctgctgcactTCCAATGTagttagtaaaaataaaaacagatcatCTCACCTCATTAAGTCTTTTTGATTTCAGACCAAAGTCTTATTTGTGTTAAATTAGACATCACAGCTGGTCATTAGcagcatattaaaaaaaacaactcaatttatttctgcaaaatgatttaaattagaaaacagtcaacaatataaacattattttccatATTCTGGCGATCCCTTCATTTAACACCAACCTTCCATCTCCAGTCTGTAGAGCATTGAACAGGCGTCTACGACGTCGAGCATGGCGCCGGAGGCTTTACAACGCTTGAAaatctttaaatgaaataaaaatcatcaataTTTACATAAAGACTCTGAAGGACAGAAAAATTACAGCCAAAGGGGAAAATTACTTCCATGATGTGGCTCTTTGTGGTAACTTGGTAAAAAATGTGGCTCTTGGTCTTTGTCTGGTTGGCCACCCCTGCATTACACCCTACCTTCCTTTTAGTTGAAATAACTAATAACATGTTTCAAGCCTCCTAATAACTTCCAGATCTGGGTTTTGACTAGACCAGGACGTCTCCTGCCATGTTGCAGgtctttcattttcattcagacGGTAGAATCCTGGACGGTGGGCTGCACTGGTTCCGCTGCAGCTAAACATCCCCAAACCATGACActtccaccaccatgctttaaGGTTACTATGAGCTTTATTTCCTGgaatgctgtgttttatttaggcCAAATGTTTCCTCTGTTCTGGAGTTTGAGATATTCAGGCTTAGACTGATCTGTCCAAACGTCGTTATTCCAGATGTTCTGGTTTTTCTCTATGATCTCTCTGCTGAACTTTAGTCTgaccttcatgttttaaatatagagCAAAGGTTTTCTCCACCTGTGTGGAATTTTTGGCTTTTAGGAAGGAGTAAACTATTTTATCCtcattttttatacaaaaatgcaATGTAATTTTTATCATCTGTTAACTTGAAATAGCcacatgtttaaatatattaataaaaaacttttttttttattttccacatctGTATAAATCTTAGTTTGTAAGGCAGCAGAGCAGAATCTGTTgtgttacaaaatgttttttccaggaTTCAGAAAATAACCGACGTTCGTCTCACCGTCTTCTCGTCTCATCCTGACTAAATCAGACCTGGCAGCCGACGCCGAGACGCTGTGTGGGGGTGGTTCTTTGGCTCTTACATCTTAAATTTGGATTCAACATTCATCTGCAATTAGCTCTCGACTCACAAGAGGACTACGCCTTTCTCTAAATCTGCACGCCTGGTGTTTTGATGCTCTGTGACTCAGGAAGCTGCAGACATGAATCCAGCCTGTTTGTGTAGACATCAATAACATCCTGCCGTAGTTCTGACTGGATGTTTGAAGCCTAACTTTGTCCTATTTACTTTTCTTCAGGGAAAATGGGCCAAAACAATAGATTGAACTGAAAACCGAAAAATGACCAGAAGGCTTGCTAGACACGCGTTTTGAAAAAGGAGCCAGTTATCTTTTATTACTGTTCTACTCCATAACTGCAGCCTACCTGGAGTACTGAGAAGAACACGATGTTCAGAGACACGGCTGAGGTGAGGAGGCTGATAACGGCTCCCAGAAagccagaaatgtttttttcttacatattttctttacaacagCATTCATAGTAAAAGCTAATAACCAAAATGGCTGAAGCCTCCATGTCATGTTTGAACTGATTTGCCtgagacaaaactaattaaatGCAGATAAAAATGAGCAGATATGATTCTAAAGAGAAGTTTGGTTTTGTTGATAAGATCACTAAGATCTCCACAAAATACTCAGTTTCCTTCTTTAATATTACTTctaaaatgtgaataataaaGTGCAGTTGGTTTGATGCATGTGTGATTTTACAAAAAGTGGGTCatggttacatttttattagcatATAAAGGCAGGTAGCTGAGCTAATCCTTCAGAGGagatattttattatactgAGTCGATATTTTACGGTTATTGAAAACAGCGTCAATGAATGTTGGAGGAGTATAACAACATCCATGATGTGAGAAAACAGCCTCACctttgaatttaataaaaaatatattggcTGTAATTAAAATGAGGGTCAACATatataacatcataacatgatataaagctcaaacaGTTGATTTTTCATAACTTCCCTCCTTTAAGACTTCAACCTGGACCTGGCAACTCAAACCCACCTGGGAGTCGTAGATCTGCAGAGCAGCTTCATATTCCCCCTGCAGAGGATGAAGCAACAAAAACGTCACTATAAACTAGAACctaaagataataaaatctaacattttccTTAAATAAAGCCATGATTATCCTCACCCCCTCGAGGAAGCATAAAGCCCAGTGCCAATAGTTGTGACTGGCCAGCATGTCAGACCCCTAGAGATAATAACGGcagttttttcatatttattttccaaatatttaaacCTTAAACTCTGAATTTTCCACAATGTTCCAGATATggtgtgatgaaaaaaaacaccacctgCCAGTCTTTCTCTCTGCTATCCATGAAATTCAAGACTTTGTCCACCTCTGCCTTCATCTCATAGACGTGGGCCACGGAGTGGACGGCCCAAGCATCATCAGGGGTCAAGGCGAGACCCTGGAACAAGAAAGAcgaattcacacacacaaaaaaaataaccgCAGTCCTCACTTTAAATAACTTATTGTGAAATTTCTCAACTCTTTTCTCCTGGAGACTCTCATGTCAGCTGCTTTAAATGCATGAGGCTTTCAGTGTGGAGGGTGGACTTGCTGGCGGACTGACACAATCAGTCAAGGCAGATAACCTCAAACACACAGCTGCTGTGTTGTCATCAAAGTGCACAAAAGAAACCCATTACCAGCAGAGTCGCTCACCTCCATGGCCACTTTCAAAGCCTGGTCGTAGAAACGAGTCTCCAGGAGGCCGAAGGAGTATTGTCCCTTCAGGTAACTGAACGCAAACAAACTTTTAGAAAATACTGGAAACAATGTacttttaacagaaaaacagacataaaacacAATCTGATTCAGAGCAAATAAGCTTCTTATAATGACACATTGCATTATTTAAAGCATCTCTTCCCACACACTGGTAAACATGTGTTCCAATTAAATTCATAGTTCATAACAATGGAAAAATCTCACATTGAAAATCCCTCATtaagaaacaaatataaaatttcaaaatcTCTGGGGCAATTCTTCACACCACTATAATTTCTAATTAAGGAAAATCTTTGACTTCCTCCATTTCTGGGATTTAAATGATACATGGGCTCATTTCTCTGGGCCCTTTCATACGGAGCCCTCCaggggacatggggatttttttttcttttgcgttccgtaagtaggaaagaaataaaaatacatcctaatttggattatttctgagttattataataaatcatctgacagtttgattatgtctctgtgttgctggttgactgaatggtttaaaggccgttttcatgttcagttccatctcaaccttaacagacataaacatgcagtgaataaatcgacTTTCAACcagttttttgcaccaaagactttaataataaacatgttttattatcataaaacacaacaaactaatgatggtagagggccgcactgggttaactcggggaatctcatctgtccgtgtatcaatcaacaccaaaccatttctttgttctgtcccaattatcgatttattccattttgatcatcatgctccaaactttgcaaggactgaccgccccgctcaccgtTTCCTCATAAACACAAAGCCAGCAGGTCAGTAACCTTcacattcatacctggtgaggccacgcccacatcgacacgcCCACCACCCAggtgtcaaagccgctgctcccgtcatatcaataattacttatttcattcataaggctcttacagagcctcagtgaaaacctgtttattattattaactgtttggtgcaaaaaactgtttgaaaataaatgtatttattgcatgtttatgtctgttaggGCTGAAATGGAACGGCACTGAAagccctttaaaccattcagactagaacacaacagacacaattaaaactgtcagatgatttattataataactcagaaatagtccaaattgtttggatgtatttttatttctttcttacttatggaaagtttctgttgaTATCacaggtttgtggtgcctttctatactaaaataaaatgatataaaacttcagatatttcacaaagagaTATTAACATTTATGGAAAACcttcacataaccttatattaaagcagaaaatacggcggccaccgtaagaaaggcttacaggattcaattatgccgcatgaactgatcagaagattattgcgagggaacgcaaaagaaaaaaaattcccatgtCCCAAGGAGGGATCCGTAGTTTCAAAATGGGGAACACAAGAGAAAACTATTATTCAAGTTAGCGGTGGTGGACACCGCTAACTAGCCTAGCTGTGCTAACCCTGAAGCTCTAGTCATTAAGATTAGTTCAGACAACAgtaaagcaacaacaacatggtatttagtAGAATGCTAACTTCAAATCAAATTATCTGTCCTTGAAAGACTTCAACCCTCTAGCactaatttcattttcatattataGTTAACATTTTCCAACACGCTTTTAGATATCGTCTTTATGTGTAGATCTTATTCTCCTCTGTCtccgttttattttgttgctatatgtttgaaataaagtcacTGAAATGTGGGGAGACAAACTGTGGTTAAACTCACAGTTACAACAGCTTCACACTAAACCAGCATGCAGAACCAGTAAGCTGGACCGGCTACCTGAACAACGGCATGTGAGGCTTCCAGTGGGGCAGCACCCTGGCCACTGAGTCCCTCATCTGTGTTTGGACCCCCATGTAGAAGTAGGAGTCATGGGCGAACTTCAGAGCCAGCATGTCAGTGGGATGATCAAGCAGGATTTCCTCCCACACTTCACAGGCTTTTGGGAAATTCCTACAAGAGAAATGTGTCTCCTTGtt contains:
- the ttc38 gene encoding tetratricopeptide repeat protein 38; translated protein: MIASSFRDCQAWKDEALPLSTSSNEASKLYDAILTQYVKWRNDETLGGIEGCISAIQTADPNFVMGHVISTGLELVATTSSPRLDERLASAVRRTVELASSQDISPREKLHVRAVELFSHGNFPKACEVWEEILLDHPTDMLALKFAHDSYFYMGVQTQMRDSVARVLPHWKPHMPLFSYLKGQYSFGLLETRFYDQALKVAMEGLALTPDDAWAVHSVAHVYEMKAEVDKVLNFMDSREKDWQGSDMLASHNYWHWALCFLEGGEYEAALQIYDSQIFKRCKASGAMLDVVDACSMLYRLEMEGVCVKERWRELLQVTQPHTDDHVTLFNDLHFLMVALGADEDGAAQRLLEGLQELAREPGDNQQHQLAKSLGLPMCEAMMEYKQGNFSQAVALLHPLRYRMVDIGGSDAQRDLFNQLLIHATMKSDNKQHHKLGRCLLVERDAVRPNSPLTQRLTQKALALHG